A stretch of the Enterobacteriaceae bacterium ESL0689 genome encodes the following:
- the dmsD gene encoding Tat proofreading chaperone DmsD, translated as MTDFTKHDDFSIAARILGALFYFTPESTEASPLVLAFTADDWQTQWPLPAETLAPLAPAFKCHSDEPLADAFQRLFIGPYALPAPPWGSVWLDHESVLFGDSTLALRQWLRDHNIHCTTAQNEPEDHFGALLLLTAWLAETGRHDECQQLLAWHLLPWSSRFLEVFIEHAGHPFYQALGELARHTLAHWRSQLLIPVAVKTLFR; from the coding sequence ATGACTGATTTTACAAAACATGATGATTTTTCCATCGCCGCACGCATCCTCGGTGCGCTGTTTTACTTTACCCCTGAGAGCACCGAGGCTTCACCACTGGTTCTGGCTTTTACCGCCGATGACTGGCAAACCCAATGGCCGCTGCCTGCCGAGACGCTGGCTCCGTTAGCCCCCGCCTTTAAATGTCACAGCGATGAACCCCTCGCCGACGCTTTCCAGCGTTTATTTATCGGCCCTTATGCGCTGCCCGCTCCTCCGTGGGGATCGGTGTGGCTGGATCATGAAAGCGTCTTGTTTGGCGACTCGACGCTGGCCCTGCGCCAGTGGTTGCGTGACCACAATATCCATTGCACAACCGCGCAAAACGAGCCGGAAGATCATTTTGGTGCATTACTGCTACTGACCGCGTGGCTGGCGGAAACAGGACGACACGACGAGTGCCAGCAATTGTTGGCGTGGCATTTGTTGCCGTGGTCTTCCCGTTTCCTTGAGGTGTTTATTGAACACGCAGGGCATCCGTTTTATCAGGCTTTAGGCGAGCTGGCCCGTCATACCCTGGCTCACTGGCGGTCTCAGCTGCTGATCCCAGTGGCGGTCAAAACGCTGTTTCGTTAA
- a CDS encoding dimethyl sulfoxide reductase anchor subunit, with protein sequence MGNGWHEWPLVLFTVLGQCVAGALIVSGVGWLVTTEAAARQRLVRNLFFLWLMMGLGLLASTLHLGSPLRALNSLNRVGASGLSNEIAAGATFFAVGGLWWLVTMLGKMPEALGKIWLLVSMVLGLIFVWAMTRVYLITTVPTWNTGYTTLAFFMTMLLSGPLFAALLLRRAGITFNNVLLARISALALIVSIAVIILQGMSLATIHSSVQQATALEPEGATWQVWRVVLLTVGLGCWICPLIRGKMPPSGGLFAALVLVLIGEIIGRGLFYGLHMTVGMAVAG encoded by the coding sequence ATGGGAAATGGATGGCATGAATGGCCACTGGTGCTCTTTACGGTACTGGGGCAATGCGTTGCTGGCGCACTGATTGTCAGCGGAGTGGGCTGGTTGGTCACCACCGAGGCCGCTGCCCGGCAGCGGCTGGTGCGTAATCTGTTTTTTCTGTGGCTGATGATGGGGCTGGGGCTGCTCGCCTCGACGCTGCATCTGGGGTCACCGCTGCGGGCGCTGAATTCACTCAATCGCGTCGGTGCCTCCGGGCTCAGTAACGAAATTGCGGCAGGCGCCACCTTTTTCGCTGTCGGTGGCCTCTGGTGGCTGGTGACCATGCTGGGCAAAATGCCGGAAGCGCTGGGTAAGATCTGGCTACTGGTCAGTATGGTGCTGGGGCTGATCTTCGTCTGGGCGATGACCCGCGTTTACCTTATCACGACGGTTCCCACCTGGAATACCGGATATACCACACTGGCCTTTTTCATGACCATGCTGTTAAGCGGCCCCCTGTTTGCCGCGCTGCTGCTGCGCCGCGCTGGCATTACCTTTAACAATGTCCTGCTTGCCCGTATCAGTGCCCTGGCGCTGATCGTCAGCATCGCAGTGATCATCTTACAAGGGATGTCGCTGGCGACCATTCACAGCTCCGTACAACAGGCGACGGCGCTGGAGCCGGAGGGGGCGACATGGCAGGTGTGGCGTGTGGTGTTGTTGACCGTCGGACTGGGTTGCTGGATTTGCCCGCTAATCCGCGGCAAAATGCCACCGAGCGGCGGATTATTCGCCGCTCTGGTGCTGGTACTCATCGGTGAGATAATCGGTCGCGGTCTGTTCTATGGCCTGCATATGACTGTCGGTATGGCGGTGGCGGGTTAG
- the dmsB gene encoding dimethylsulfoxide reductase subunit B gives MTTQYGFFIDSSRCTGCKTCELACKDYKDLSPDVHFRRIYEYAGGNWQQDNGIWQQNVFAYYLTISCNHCIDPACAKVCPSGAMHKREDGFVVVAEDVCIGCRYCHMACPYGAPQYDAKKGHMTKCDGCYERVAEGKKPICVESCPLRALDFGPIDSLRQEHGDLAAVAPLPAAHFTQPNIVIKPNANSRPTGDTSGYLANPKEV, from the coding sequence ATGACAACTCAGTATGGATTTTTTATCGATTCCAGCCGCTGCACCGGTTGTAAAACCTGTGAACTGGCCTGTAAGGATTACAAGGATTTATCGCCCGATGTCCACTTTCGCCGTATTTATGAATATGCTGGCGGCAACTGGCAGCAGGACAACGGGATCTGGCAGCAAAATGTCTTTGCCTACTATCTGACCATTTCCTGTAACCACTGTATCGATCCGGCCTGCGCCAAAGTCTGCCCAAGCGGGGCGATGCACAAACGGGAAGATGGCTTTGTGGTCGTGGCGGAAGATGTCTGCATTGGCTGCCGCTATTGTCATATGGCCTGCCCTTATGGCGCACCACAATATGATGCGAAGAAAGGACATATGACCAAATGTGATGGCTGTTATGAGCGCGTCGCGGAAGGTAAAAAACCGATTTGCGTCGAGTCCTGTCCGCTGCGGGCACTGGACTTTGGCCCGATCGATAGTTTGCGGCAAGAGCATGGTGATCTGGCGGCCGTGGCGCCCTTACCGGCGGCGCATTTCACGCAGCCGAATATTGTCATCAAACCGAATGCTAACAGTCGCCCGACTGGCGATACCAGCGGTTATCTGGCGAATCCGAAAGAGGTGTAA
- a CDS encoding dimethyl sulfoxide reductase subunit A, whose protein sequence is MKITLPDTIMTASISRRNLVKTSAMGSLALASGAFTLPFARAANPASSAAVEEKAVWSACTVNCGSRCMLRLHVKDDSVYWVESDNTGNDEYGNHQVRACLRGRSIRQRMNHPDRLKYPMKRVGKRGEGKFERISWEEALDTISDNLQRVLKDYGNEAVHVLYGTGANGGNVSNSKAPFRLMNACGGFLSRYGSYSTAQIGAAMSYMFGRNDGNGPDDIANTRLVVMFGNNPAETRMSGGGVTYFVEQARARSNARMIMIDPRYNDTAAGREDEWLPIRPGTDGALASAIAWVLITEDLVDQPFLDKYCVGYDETTLPASAPRNGHYKAYILGEGPDGIAKTPQWAAQITTIPADKIIKLAREIGAAKPAYICQGWGPQRHSNGEQTSRAIAMLSVLTGNVGINGGNSGVREGTWDLGVEMLSSLNNPVKTQISVFTWTDAIERGAEMTATRDGVRGKDKLDVPIKFLWCHASNTLINQHSDIAHTHDVLQDDSKCEMIVGIEHFMTASAKYCDILLPDLMTTEQEDLIPHEYAGNMGYVILGQPATSAKFERKPIYWILSEIARRLGPDVYQKFTEGRTQHEWVQYLYAKTKERNPEMPEYEAMKQQGIFRKKCPQEHYVAFRDFREDPHAHPLKTPSGKIEIYSERLATIAETWELKKGDIIHPLPAYTTGFDGWDDPARQTYPLQLIGFHYKARTHSSYGNIDLLQQACPQEVWINPLDASARGIQHGDTVRVFNRNGQMLIAAKVTPRILPGVTAIGQGAWLKADMFGDKIDHGGSINILTSHRPSPLAKGNPSHSNLVQVEKV, encoded by the coding sequence ATGAAAATCACCCTACCTGACACCATCATGACGGCCAGTATCAGTCGCCGTAATCTGGTGAAAACATCGGCGATGGGCAGCCTTGCGCTGGCCAGCGGTGCTTTCACCCTGCCCTTCGCTCGTGCCGCTAACCCGGCGTCCTCCGCAGCCGTCGAAGAAAAAGCGGTCTGGAGTGCCTGCACCGTTAACTGTGGCAGCCGCTGCATGCTGCGGCTGCATGTGAAAGACGATTCCGTCTATTGGGTTGAGTCGGATAACACCGGTAACGATGAGTACGGTAATCATCAGGTTCGCGCCTGTCTGCGCGGGCGCTCTATTCGTCAGCGGATGAATCACCCGGACAGGCTGAAATACCCGATGAAACGTGTTGGTAAGCGCGGCGAAGGAAAATTCGAGCGTATCTCCTGGGAGGAGGCACTGGATACTATCAGTGATAATCTGCAACGTGTGCTGAAAGATTACGGCAACGAAGCGGTACATGTACTGTATGGCACCGGGGCGAATGGCGGCAATGTTTCCAACTCCAAAGCTCCCTTTCGTCTGATGAATGCCTGTGGCGGCTTCCTGAGTCGTTATGGCAGCTATAGTACCGCACAAATCGGTGCCGCAATGAGCTATATGTTTGGCCGCAACGACGGTAATGGCCCGGATGATATTGCCAATACCCGCCTGGTGGTGATGTTTGGTAATAACCCTGCCGAAACACGGATGAGTGGCGGCGGCGTGACCTATTTTGTCGAGCAGGCGCGCGCCCGTTCTAATGCCCGGATGATTATGATCGATCCGCGTTATAACGACACCGCGGCCGGGCGCGAGGACGAATGGTTACCGATCCGCCCGGGGACTGATGGCGCATTGGCCTCCGCCATTGCCTGGGTACTGATCACTGAAGATTTAGTCGATCAGCCATTCCTCGATAAATACTGCGTCGGCTACGATGAAACCACCCTGCCAGCGAGCGCTCCGCGCAATGGTCACTATAAGGCGTATATTCTTGGTGAAGGGCCCGATGGGATCGCCAAAACGCCGCAATGGGCGGCACAAATCACCACCATTCCGGCAGATAAAATTATCAAGCTGGCACGGGAAATTGGCGCCGCCAAACCCGCTTATATCTGTCAGGGCTGGGGGCCACAACGCCACTCCAACGGTGAACAGACTTCCCGTGCGATTGCCATGTTGTCCGTCCTGACCGGTAATGTTGGCATCAATGGCGGTAACTCCGGTGTCCGGGAAGGGACCTGGGATCTGGGTGTTGAGATGCTTTCTTCCCTCAATAATCCGGTCAAGACACAGATTTCGGTCTTCACCTGGACTGACGCCATTGAGCGTGGCGCGGAAATGACCGCCACCCGTGATGGGGTACGTGGTAAAGATAAGCTTGATGTTCCGATCAAATTCCTCTGGTGCCATGCCAGTAATACCCTGATTAATCAGCACAGCGATATCGCCCATACCCATGATGTGTTGCAGGATGACAGCAAGTGCGAAATGATTGTTGGCATTGAGCATTTTATGACGGCATCGGCAAAATACTGCGATATTCTGTTGCCCGATTTGATGACTACGGAACAGGAAGATCTTATACCGCATGAATATGCCGGTAACATGGGATATGTGATCCTCGGGCAGCCAGCAACTTCGGCGAAGTTTGAAAGGAAACCGATTTACTGGATCCTCAGTGAGATCGCGCGTCGTCTCGGCCCGGATGTGTACCAGAAATTCACTGAAGGGCGCACACAGCATGAATGGGTGCAGTATTTGTATGCGAAGACCAAAGAGCGCAATCCGGAGATGCCGGAATACGAAGCGATGAAGCAGCAGGGGATCTTCAGGAAAAAATGCCCGCAGGAGCACTATGTTGCCTTCCGCGATTTCCGCGAAGATCCACACGCCCATCCGCTGAAAACCCCCTCGGGCAAAATTGAAATTTACTCTGAACGACTGGCCACTATTGCCGAGACCTGGGAGCTGAAAAAGGGTGATATTATCCATCCGCTCCCCGCCTATACCACCGGCTTTGATGGCTGGGATGATCCAGCTCGCCAAACCTATCCTCTGCAACTGATTGGTTTCCACTACAAAGCGCGTACCCACTCCAGTTACGGCAACATTGATTTACTCCAGCAAGCCTGTCCGCAAGAGGTATGGATCAATCCGCTGGATGCCAGCGCGCGTGGTATCCAGCACGGTGACACAGTACGGGTCTTTAACCGCAACGGACAGATGCTGATCGCCGCCAAAGTCACACCGCGCATTTTGCCCGGCGTCACCGCCATCGGCCAGGGGGCGTGGCTGAAAGCAGATATGTTTGGCGACAAAATTGACCACGGTGGTTCTATTAACATTCTGACCTCACACCGCCCTTCACCGCTGGCAAAAGGGAACCCCTCGCACAGTAATCTGGTTCAGGTTGAGAAGGTATAA
- a CDS encoding bifunctional 4-hydroxy-2-oxoglutarate aldolase/2-dehydro-3-deoxy-phosphogluconate aldolase: MSQIIEQLKNFKVIPVITINKVCHALPLAKTLIDNGLPCAEITLRTPAAIEVIQKIRTAYPTLLIGAGTVLTTEQVDQALHAGVDFIVSPGFNPKIVAYCQSKNIAIIPGINNPSLAEQALEFNLSVVKFFPAEPSGGVAMLKALSAVYPIKFMPTGGITTKNIAQYLALPSVITCGGSWMVPTDLIEQEDWAALGKLVYEAAHL, encoded by the coding sequence ATGAGCCAGATTATTGAGCAATTAAAAAATTTTAAAGTTATTCCTGTTATCACCATCAATAAGGTATGTCATGCATTACCATTAGCTAAGACACTGATTGATAATGGATTACCTTGTGCAGAAATCACGCTCAGAACGCCTGCGGCGATTGAAGTGATACAAAAAATTCGCACTGCATATCCGACATTACTAATTGGCGCGGGAACGGTTCTTACCACTGAACAGGTTGATCAGGCGTTGCATGCGGGAGTTGATTTTATTGTCAGTCCCGGATTTAATCCCAAAATCGTTGCGTATTGCCAGAGCAAGAATATTGCTATTATTCCGGGCATTAACAATCCCAGCCTTGCTGAACAAGCCTTAGAATTTAATTTATCGGTGGTGAAATTTTTCCCGGCGGAACCCTCTGGTGGCGTCGCTATGCTAAAAGCGCTGAGTGCGGTATATCCGATTAAATTTATGCCCACCGGTGGCATTACCACGAAGAATATTGCGCAATATTTAGCATTACCTTCGGTTATCACCTGTGGTGGCTCCTGGATGGTTCCGACTGATCTGATTGAGCAGGAAGACTGGGCAGCACTGGGAAAATTAGTTTACGAAGCGGCACATCTGTAA
- a CDS encoding sugar kinase, which yields MVVKNVAVIGECMIEMKKIGSTYTQSFGGDTLNTAVYFSRLTKDDPINTYYYTGLGQDKFSHDMLKQWQGEGLHTQHVAISEHHIPGLYIIETAPDGERQFLYWRQHSAAKYWLESVDIASLQQQFNDCAFIYLSGISLAILPESSRQKLFSLLSNARQNGSVIIFDNNYRPSLWPSVEVTRNTYQTMLSLTDIAFLTLEDETALYGNESLEEVITRSQAMGVNEIIIKRGAQPCVVVIDQQRIEVAASKVAHVIDTTAAGDSFSAAYLASRLKGNSAEQSAQHAHLLAGKVIQYHGAIIPQHDMPEI from the coding sequence ATGGTAGTCAAAAATGTCGCTGTGATTGGCGAGTGTATGATCGAAATGAAAAAAATAGGCAGCACTTATACCCAAAGCTTTGGCGGTGATACGTTAAATACCGCAGTCTATTTTTCTCGCTTAACGAAAGATGATCCTATCAACACCTATTACTATACTGGTTTGGGTCAGGATAAATTTAGCCATGACATGCTTAAGCAATGGCAGGGCGAAGGTTTACATACGCAACATGTCGCTATTTCAGAGCATCATATTCCAGGTCTTTATATTATTGAAACAGCGCCTGATGGTGAGCGTCAGTTTTTATACTGGAGACAACATTCAGCCGCAAAATATTGGTTAGAAAGCGTTGATATCGCATCCTTACAGCAACAATTTAATGACTGTGCCTTTATTTATCTGAGCGGTATTAGCCTTGCCATCCTGCCTGAAAGTTCTCGTCAGAAGTTATTTAGTTTATTATCAAATGCTCGCCAGAATGGCTCAGTAATTATATTTGACAATAATTATCGCCCATCATTATGGCCTTCCGTAGAGGTCACAAGAAATACCTATCAGACCATGCTTTCGTTGACTGATATTGCATTTTTAACACTCGAAGATGAAACGGCACTTTATGGCAATGAGTCACTGGAAGAAGTGATAACCAGAAGCCAGGCGATGGGCGTTAATGAAATCATAATAAAAAGAGGCGCCCAACCCTGTGTCGTTGTAATTGATCAACAACGTATTGAAGTTGCTGCTTCGAAGGTAGCTCATGTTATTGATACCACGGCGGCAGGTGATTCATTTAGTGCAGCCTATTTAGCCAGTCGACTCAAAGGAAATAGCGCGGAGCAATCTGCACAGCATGCCCACTTATTGGCAGGAAAAGTTATTCAATATCATGGAGCGATTATCCCACAACACGATATGCCTGAAATTTAA
- the kdgR gene encoding DNA-binding transcriptional regulator KdgR, translating to MNKTNQSESVSSVTKVFSILTALSEQKEIGVTDLSTRLMMSKATTYRFLQTMKSLGFVAQEGDADKYSLTLKLFELSAKALEYVDLIEIADKEMRRIGEVTNEAVHLGTFDDNAIIYIHKVDSTYNLRMYSRIGRRNPLYSTAIGKILLAWKDDEFIKQCLSKIVFVKNTKNTLENGEQFLEGLSTVRQKFYAEDNEEQEVGIRCIAVPVYDRLGTVIAGLSISFPTIRFDENKIDEYVSLIKHAGKNISEKMGFHDYPLI from the coding sequence ATGAATAAGACCAACCAATCTGAATCAGTTTCCTCGGTAACAAAAGTATTTAGTATTTTAACAGCATTAAGTGAACAAAAAGAGATTGGTGTCACTGATCTTTCTACCCGCCTGATGATGTCAAAAGCAACAACGTATCGTTTCCTGCAAACCATGAAATCGCTTGGTTTTGTTGCTCAGGAAGGCGATGCCGATAAATATTCGCTGACCTTAAAATTGTTTGAACTCAGTGCCAAAGCGCTCGAGTACGTTGATCTCATTGAGATTGCAGATAAAGAAATGCGCCGGATTGGTGAAGTGACAAATGAAGCTGTACATTTAGGCACATTTGATGACAATGCGATTATTTATATACATAAGGTTGACTCAACGTATAATTTACGGATGTATTCCCGGATTGGGCGTCGTAATCCATTGTACAGCACGGCAATTGGTAAAATTTTACTCGCATGGAAAGATGATGAGTTTATCAAACAATGTTTAAGTAAAATTGTTTTCGTTAAGAACACAAAAAATACCCTGGAGAATGGAGAGCAATTTCTTGAAGGTTTAAGTACTGTGCGACAAAAATTTTACGCAGAAGATAATGAAGAGCAGGAAGTCGGGATTCGTTGTATTGCCGTACCTGTTTACGATCGTTTAGGCACGGTCATTGCGGGTTTATCGATCTCCTTTCCGACAATTCGTTTCGATGAGAACAAAATAGATGAGTACGTTAGCTTAATTAAGCATGCAGGAAAAAATATTTCTGAGAAAATGGGATTTCATGATTATCCATTAATATAA
- a CDS encoding YgjV family protein encodes MMNLSQYQLIMQELLSLPQIIGYLGYLIGVSTFFQKDDHKFRFQLTLVNITMAIHFYLLGPDAYVAAILNIINIFRNIASMHTRNILVMLFFIILMWCLSLPALSVPIQYLTVIGTTLVTYSLFRLEAQRMRIGILISSLLWIIYSLWAGSIGGLAIEITFAIANIITILKIKKNTVPC; translated from the coding sequence ATGATGAATTTATCTCAATATCAATTAATTATGCAGGAATTGCTGTCATTACCCCAGATCATTGGCTATCTGGGTTATCTTATTGGTGTGAGTACATTTTTTCAAAAAGATGATCATAAATTCCGTTTTCAGCTCACCCTGGTCAATATTACGATGGCAATCCATTTTTATTTATTAGGACCGGATGCTTATGTCGCGGCCATTCTGAACATTATCAATATATTCAGAAATATTGCTTCTATGCATACGCGAAATATTCTGGTGATGTTATTTTTTATCATTCTGATGTGGTGCCTGAGTTTACCTGCTCTCAGTGTGCCGATCCAGTATCTGACGGTTATCGGTACGACGCTTGTCACCTACTCACTGTTTCGCTTAGAAGCTCAAAGGATGCGCATCGGTATTTTAATCAGCAGTTTGCTATGGATTATTTATAGTCTCTGGGCAGGCTCCATTGGCGGATTAGCGATTGAAATAACATTTGCCATCGCAAATATTATTACGATTTTAAAAATAAAGAAGAATACTGTTCCATGTTAA
- a CDS encoding RpiB/LacA/LacB family sugar-phosphate isomerase, with the protein MKIALMNEFSQAAKNSIILNELNTVTSTKGYSVFNVGMSDDNDHRLTYVHLGIIGAILLNSKAVDFVIAGCGTGQGALMALNSFPGVNCGYCIDPTDAYLFAQVNNGNALALPFAKGFGWGAELNIHYIFEKAFDGEKGMGYPPERRESQNANAIIMNNMKNAMHKPFIECLKSLDQELLKHAISGERFQDCFFKNSQDQELTNYIRGLLAK; encoded by the coding sequence ATGAAAATCGCGCTAATGAATGAATTTAGCCAGGCGGCTAAAAATAGCATCATTTTAAACGAACTGAACACTGTCACATCAACGAAAGGATATTCTGTTTTTAATGTTGGGATGAGTGATGATAATGATCATCGTTTAACTTATGTCCATCTTGGCATTATTGGTGCTATTCTTCTGAATAGTAAAGCGGTAGACTTTGTTATTGCTGGTTGTGGCACCGGACAAGGCGCACTGATGGCGCTAAATTCCTTCCCAGGTGTTAATTGTGGTTATTGTATTGATCCAACTGATGCCTATCTGTTTGCCCAGGTGAATAATGGGAATGCGCTGGCGCTGCCTTTTGCGAAAGGGTTTGGCTGGGGTGCTGAGCTGAATATTCATTATATTTTTGAAAAAGCGTTCGATGGTGAGAAAGGGATGGGATATCCACCAGAGCGTCGTGAATCCCAGAATGCTAATGCTATTATTATGAATAATATGAAAAATGCTATGCATAAACCTTTCATTGAGTGCTTAAAATCACTCGACCAGGAGCTACTTAAACATGCGATTTCTGGCGAGCGTTTCCAGGACTGTTTCTTTAAAAATAGCCAGGATCAGGAATTAACAAATTATATCCGTGGTCTGTTAGCTAAATAA
- a CDS encoding oligogalacturonate lyase family protein yields MAKGDIRPLDFVVSVDSESNNEIIRLTPAGILCHRNYFYQKCFTNDGSKLIFAGEFDKNRNYYLLDLNEKTAKQLTEGKGDNTFGGFLSPDDKYLFYVKNEKCLQRVDLETLEEKTIYTVPDEWVGYGTWVANSDCTDIVGIEISKRDWTPLSDWKIFKEFYHKKPLCRLININIATGTTHVILEQNTWLGHPIYRPHDNNTVAFCHEGPHDLVDSRMWLIDRNGANERKVHDHLPGESCTHEFWIPNGSSLAYVSYIKGQQERYIRTYNPTTNEDNLVMEMPACSHLMSNDDGTMYIGDGTGSPVDVKDTSAYKIENDPWLYILTPKNQQAYKLVKHNSSWQVLNGDRQVTHPHPSFTPDNKYVLYSCDAEDVPALYLAKVPDEILNQK; encoded by the coding sequence ATGGCTAAGGGTGATATTAGACCTCTTGATTTCGTGGTATCAGTAGACAGTGAATCAAATAATGAGATTATTCGCTTAACACCTGCTGGTATTCTCTGCCATAGAAACTATTTTTATCAAAAATGCTTTACTAACGATGGCTCAAAATTAATTTTTGCCGGTGAATTTGATAAAAACAGAAATTATTATCTACTTGATCTAAACGAAAAAACAGCAAAACAATTAACTGAAGGAAAAGGTGATAACACCTTTGGTGGTTTTTTATCGCCGGATGATAAATACCTTTTTTACGTTAAAAACGAAAAATGTTTACAACGTGTTGATCTTGAAACATTAGAAGAAAAGACAATCTACACTGTTCCTGATGAGTGGGTAGGTTATGGTACCTGGGTTGCTAACTCAGATTGTACCGATATTGTCGGTATTGAAATCTCGAAGCGTGACTGGACGCCACTGAGTGACTGGAAAATCTTTAAAGAGTTCTATCATAAAAAACCGTTGTGCCGACTCATTAATATCAACATCGCAACGGGAACCACTCATGTCATTCTTGAGCAAAATACCTGGCTGGGTCATCCTATTTATCGTCCGCATGATAATAATACCGTTGCTTTTTGCCATGAAGGCCCGCACGATTTAGTGGATTCCAGAATGTGGCTCATTGATCGTAATGGTGCAAATGAACGTAAGGTTCATGACCATTTACCAGGTGAAAGCTGCACTCACGAATTCTGGATCCCGAATGGTTCGTCACTGGCTTATGTTTCTTACATAAAAGGCCAGCAGGAACGCTATATTCGTACCTATAATCCGACCACCAACGAAGATAACTTAGTCATGGAAATGCCCGCTTGCTCGCATTTAATGAGTAATGACGATGGCACAATGTATATCGGTGATGGTACAGGAAGCCCTGTCGATGTTAAAGATACTTCCGCTTATAAGATAGAGAACGACCCCTGGTTGTATATATTAACACCTAAAAACCAACAAGCGTATAAACTGGTAAAACATAACAGTTCATGGCAGGTTTTAAATGGTGACAGGCAAGTGACTCATCCTCATCCTTCTTTCACACCTGATAATAAATATGTTTTATATTCATGTGATGCAGAAGACGTTCCCGCACTGTACTTAGCGAAAGTACCGGATGAAATTTTAAATCAAAAATAA
- a CDS encoding gluconate 5-dehydrogenase codes for MSVINMFSLKDKIALVTGASYGIGFEIAKALHSAGATIVFNDLNESNLKKGLDAYKAAGIHAHGYLFDITDEASVAANINKIESEVGVVDILVNNAGIIQRQPMLETSVTDYRKIIDIDLVGQFIMAKAVLPSMIKKGHGKIINICSMMSELGRETVVGYASAKGGLKMLTKNICSEFGAENIQCNGIGPGYIATPQTAPLREKQSDGSRHPFDQFIIAKTPAGRWGTPDDLAGAAIFLSSDASNFVNGHILYVDGGILAYIGKQP; via the coding sequence ATGTCTGTTATTAATATGTTTTCTCTAAAAGATAAAATTGCGCTAGTGACGGGAGCCTCATACGGCATCGGTTTTGAAATTGCGAAGGCACTTCATAGTGCCGGTGCAACCATCGTCTTTAATGATCTCAATGAGTCTAATCTAAAAAAAGGACTGGACGCTTACAAAGCTGCCGGAATTCATGCTCACGGATATTTGTTTGATATCACTGATGAAGCAAGTGTTGCTGCTAATATAAATAAAATTGAAAGCGAAGTCGGTGTTGTTGATATTCTGGTCAATAACGCAGGTATTATTCAGCGGCAACCGATGTTAGAAACATCAGTGACTGATTATCGCAAAATCATTGATATTGATCTTGTCGGTCAATTTATTATGGCAAAAGCTGTATTACCGTCAATGATCAAAAAAGGTCATGGTAAAATCATTAACATTTGCTCAATGATGAGTGAGCTGGGCCGTGAAACTGTTGTTGGTTATGCCTCCGCTAAAGGTGGCCTGAAAATGTTAACCAAAAATATTTGCTCCGAATTTGGTGCAGAAAATATCCAGTGTAATGGGATTGGTCCTGGATATATTGCGACTCCGCAAACCGCACCGCTCAGAGAAAAACAGAGTGACGGCAGCCGCCATCCGTTTGACCAGTTTATTATTGCCAAAACACCTGCTGGGCGGTGGGGAACACCTGATGATTTAGCCGGTGCAGCAATCTTTTTATCTTCTGATGCATCAAATTTTGTTAATGGTCATATTTTATATGTTGATGGTGGTATACTAGCCTATATCGGTAAACAACCGTAA
- a CDS encoding cupin domain-containing protein: MFVFNDEIEIEDLGAGIKRKILAHGGKMMAVEVHFEKDAVGTLHNHPHEQLTYVLSGVFKFTIGNEVHVVKAGDTLYKEPNVMHGCVCLEAGILLDTFTPQRLDFIAKA; encoded by the coding sequence GTGTTTGTATTTAATGATGAAATAGAGATTGAAGATCTGGGTGCAGGAATAAAAAGAAAAATACTTGCTCATGGTGGTAAAATGATGGCCGTAGAAGTTCATTTTGAAAAAGATGCGGTCGGCACTTTGCATAATCATCCCCATGAACAACTGACCTATGTTTTATCGGGTGTTTTTAAATTTACTATTGGCAATGAGGTTCATGTTGTTAAGGCCGGTGACACACTTTATAAAGAACCTAATGTGATGCACGGTTGTGTTTGTCTGGAAGCCGGTATACTATTAGATACGTTTACCCCTCAGCGCCTGGATTTTATTGCAAAAGCATAA